In Aegilops tauschii subsp. strangulata cultivar AL8/78 chromosome 3, Aet v6.0, whole genome shotgun sequence, one genomic interval encodes:
- the LOC123497785 gene encoding E3 ubiquitin-protein ligase SINA-like 10 has translation MQGAAVDGRSRALPDKADTSSKKARQDLPDGHMKQEAAGGGDGGAIVMAAYNPRAELAVRIDKQVLHCPLCTLPFKPPVFQCKAGHPACGGCVAQLPFGQCMACVDSGGFFDPCPALDAVVSSTRIGCPNAGCQWYVTYHEVAEHQKACPHAPCHCTEPGCGYVGAPQALAGHINTVHSAPLRAVQYGKVSQLQLPVSTPRLVLLGDDNRVFLLTVGALGAGAAVVSVVCARARAATRPRFTCKMWVNLGPPPAAAANCGKEDMVLVDMHIRSSSSPGAVAAADEPTFLPVPRMYLVPAAARDGTSMEVPLHIRIDKLSPLSDALV, from the exons ATGcaaggcgccgccgtcgatgGGAGGAGCAGGGCTTTGCCGGACAAGGCCGACACGAGCTCCAAGAAGGCGCGGCAGGACCTGCCCGACGGCCACATGAAGCAAGAGGCGGCCGGTGGAGGAGACGGAGGCGCCATCGTCATGGCGGCGTACAACCCGCGAGCGGAGCTCGCCGTGAGGATCGACAAGCAAGTGCTCCACTGCCCCCTCTGCACCCTCCCCTTCAAGCCCCCCGTCTTCCAG TGCAAAGCGGGGCACCCGGCCTGCGGCGGCTGCGTGGCCCAGCTGCCCTTCGGGCAGTGCATGGCGTGCGTGGACAGTGGTGGCTTCTTCGACCCCTGCCCTGCGCTGGACGCCGTGGTGTCCTCCACCAGGATCGGGTGCCCCAACGCCGGCTGCCAGTGGTACGTGACCTACCACGAGGTCGCCGAGCACCAGAAAGCATGCCCGCACGCGCCCTGCCACTGCACGGAGCCCGGCTGCGGCTATGTCGGCGCACCACAGGCGCTTGCCGGCCACATCAACACCGTCCACTCGGCGCCGTTGCGTGCCGTGCAGTACGGCAAGGTCAGCCAGCTCCAGCTGCCGGTGTCGACCCCGCGGCTGGTGCTCCTCGGTGACGACAACCGCGTGTTCCTCCTGACCGTGGGCGCTCTCGGCGCCGGTGCGGCCGTCGTGTCCGTGGTGTGCGCCAGGGCTAGGGCGGCGACGCGGCCCCGGTTCACGTGCAAGATGTGGGTCAACCTGGGGCCgcccccggcggcggcggcgaactgCGGCAAGGAGGACATGGTGCTGGTGGACATGCACATCAGGAGCAGCTCGTCGCCCGGCGCGGTGGCCGCCGCGGACGAGCCAACGTTCCTGCCGGTGCCGCGGATGTACCTGGTTCCAGCAGCAGCAAGGGACGGGACGTCCATGGAAGTTCCCCTGCACATCCGCATCGACAAGCTCTCCCCTTTGTCCGACGCATTGGTTTGA